From the genome of Saccharomyces eubayanus strain FM1318 chromosome X, whole genome shotgun sequence, one region includes:
- the RPS5 gene encoding 40S ribosomal protein uS7 translates to MSDTEAPVEVQEDFEVVEEFTPVVLATPIPEEVQQAQTEIKLFNKWSFEEVEVKDASLVDYVQVRQPIFVAHTAGRYANKRFRKAQCPIVERLTNSLMMNGRNNGKKLKAVRIIKHTLDIINVLTDQNPIQVVVDAITNTGPREDTTRVGGGGAARRQAVDVSPLRRVNQAISLLTIGAREAAFRNIKTIAETLAEELINAAKGSSTSYAIKKKDELERVAKSNR, encoded by the coding sequence ATGTCTGACACCGAAGCTCCAGTTGAAGTTCAAGAAGATTTCGAAGTTGTTGAAGAATTCACCCCAGTAGTTTTGGCTACTCCAATTCCAGAAGAAGTCCAACAAGCTCAAACCGAGATTAAGTTGTTCAACAAATGGTCTTTCGAAGAAGTCGAAGTTAAGGATGCTTCTTTGGTTGACTACGTCCAAGTTAGACAACCAATCTTTGTTGCTCACACCGCTGGTCGTTACGCCAACAAGAGATTCAGAAAGGCTCAATGTCCAATCGTCGAAAGATTGACTAACTCCTTGATGATGAACGGTAGAAACAACGGTAAGAAATTAAAGGCTGTTAGAATCATCAAGCACACTTTGGACATCATCAATGTCTTGACTGACCAAAACCCAATCCaagttgttgttgatgctATCACCAACACTGGTCCAAGAGAAGACACCACCAGAGtcggtggtggtggtgctGCCAGACGTCAAGCTGTCGATGTTTCTCCATTGAGAAGAGTTAACCAAGCTATTTCTTTGTTGACCATCGGTGCTAGAGAAGCCGCTTTCAGAAACATCAAGACCATTGCTGAAACTTTGGCCGAAGAATTGATCAATGCTGCTAAGGGTTCTTCTACTTCTTACGCtatcaagaagaaggatGAATTGGAACGTGTTGCCAAGTCTAACCGTTAA
- the JHD2 gene encoding histone demethylase, whose protein sequence is MEKIPTLYPTGQEFENPIDYLSNPHIKRLGIRYGMIKIIPPGDFRPPVSIDVQNFTFQPRIQNLENLDLINRCRLFFMKQLNNFNRSVKDATKSILKTPYAVVEYSDPAHPAEKLQKKIYFYDIFAELIKTNPALTDTSQSSRKGLKFIGISQIRENTSLWRTISKKLKVPTGLLKHVFEKYIASYYIFLHSLNENVHTALHNDQYPKSLLSDDEDGFDLDSDSDSGSGSEEEEEDDEACIVCHRTNNPKRTILCDSCDKPFHIYCLTPPLERVPPGDWICNTCIVGNGYYGFTQDSHDYSLPEFQDYCNHQNAKLLSKRTLSIDELEEMFWNLVTEDHRNGLTTVKYGADIHNESPGQITGFPTRAFIPKNLSEKEREDYVKYCDHPMNLTNLPMVHNSLLPLFERNISGMTIPWIYIGSLFSTFCWHMEDQYTLSANYQHQGDPKVWYSIPESGCAKFNDLLNDLSPDLFIKQPDLLHQLVTLISPYDPNFKKFGIPVYKAIQKPNEYIITFPKCYHAGFNTGFNFNEAVNFTTDFWLPYGFGAITDYKSTQKPCVFDMFDLMINILNKYNNGTLSFNDAFARQCYSSLIVFYNKELKRIRRIQAIVSRTHLLTFNSGLEDDDDEYDVFCSQCKTICSVAFVLHALSDPESVRTHKRHKKNHLSIKQWNEISTTNRNLSVLCTQDFLKTLQNSNSSGDEESCDNDELYLTKSLEDIETLIKQVGVKLDK, encoded by the coding sequence ATGGAAAAAATTCCTACCCTGTACCCTACCGGACAAGAGTTCGAAAACCCAATAGACTATCTTTCTAACCCTCACATTAAGAGGCTCGGCATACGGTATGGTATGATCAAGATCATACCACCGGGGGACTTCCGTCCCCCGGTGTCAATAGACGTGCAGAACTTCACGTTTCAGCCAAGAATCCAAAATCTGGAAAATCTAGACCTGATAAATAGGTGCAGGCTATTTTTCATGAAGCAGCTAAATAATTTTAATAGATCTGTTAAGGATGCAACGAAAAGCATTCTTAAAACTCCTTACGCCGTGGTGGAATATTCGGATCCTGCTCACCCAGCGGAAaagcttcaaaaaaaaatctactTTTATGACATCTTCGCTGAATTAATAAAAACTAATCCGGCGCTCACTGACACTTCGCAGTCTTCCAGAAAAGGGCTGAAATTCATAGGGATTTCCCAAATCAGAGAAAACACTAGTCTTTGGAGGACGATCTCTAAAAAACTCAAAGTGCCAACCGGTTTGTTGAAACacgtttttgaaaaatacattGCTTCGTACtatatatttcttcattcgTTGAATGAGAATGTTCACACAGCACTGCATAATGATCAATATCCGAAGTCTCTGCTAAGTGACGACGAGGACGGCTTTGACCTTGATTCTGATTCTGATTCTGGGTCCGGttcagaagaagaggaggaggacGACGAGGCTTGCATCGTATGCCACAGGACGAACAATCCAAAAAGGACGATCTTGTGTGATTCGTGCGACAAGCCTTTCCATATCTACTGTTTGACACCGCCTTTGGAACGCGTGCCTCCCGGTGATTGGATTTGTAATACTTGTATTGTCGGCAATGGGTATTACGGTTTCACGCAGGATTCGCACGACTATTCACTACCAGAATTCCAAGATTACTGTAACCATCAAAACGCCAAGCTGCTATCTAAAAGAACGTTGTCAATTGATGAGCTGGAAGAGATGTTCTGGAATTTGGTCACCGAAGACCATCGCAACGGATTAACGACAGTTAAATACGGTGCTGACATACACAACGAATCTCCAGGACAAATCACTGGATTCCCCACGAGAGCATTTATACCCAAGAATCTGAGTGAGAAGGAACGAGAGGATTATGTCAAGTATTGCGATCATCCCATGAATCTGACAAATTTACCCATGGTTCATAATTCACTATTGCCACTGTTTGAAAGAAACATTTCGGGCATGACCATTCCATGGATTTACATCGGATCATTGTTCTCCACGTTTTGTTGGCACATGGAAGACCAATATACTCTAAGCGCCAATTATCAGCATCAAGGCGACCCTAAAGTCTGGTACAGTATTCCTGAATCCGGCTGCGCTAAATTTAATGACCTACTAAATGACCTATCTCCTGACTTATTCATCAAACAACCCGATTTATTGCATCAACTAGTGACTTTAATATCCCCCTACGATCCAAACTTCAAGAAGTTCGGCATTCCCGTGTATAAAGCCATTCAAAAACCTAACGAGTACATTATAACGTTCCCAAAATGTTACCATGCCGGGTTTAACACGGGGTTCAACTTTAATGAAGCTGTGAATTTTACTACAGATTTTTGGCTACCTTATGGATTTGGTGCTATTACGGATTACAAGTCAACCCAAAAACCATGTGTATTTGATATGTTTGATTTGATGattaatattttgaataaataCAACAACGGCACTTTATCCTTCAATGACGCCTTTGCTAGACAATGCTACTCCTCATTGATCGTCTTTTATAATAAGGAATTAAAACGCATACGAAGAATTCAAGCCATTGTGTCACGGACGCACCTTCTGACCTTCAATTCCGGTctggaagatgatgatgacgaatATGATGTGTTCTGTTCTCAATGTAAAACCATATGTTCAGTGGCCTTTGTATTGCATGCGCTCAGTGACCCCGAATCTGTAAGAACACATAAGAGGCACAAGAAAAACCATTTGAGTATTAAGCAGTGGAATGAAATTTCCACGACAAATCGTAATTTAAGTGTTTTGTGCACTCaggatttcttgaaaacgCTCCAAAACTCAAACAGTAGTGGTGACGAAGAATCGTGCGACAACGATGAATTGTACTTAACCAAATCTTTGGAAGACATTGAAACTTTAATAAAGCAAGTTGGCGTAAAGCTAGATAAATAA
- the ENT3 gene encoding Ent3p yields the protein MSLEDTLANMSLYDAKKYFRKAQNVVFNYTEMEGKVREATNNEPWGASSTLMDQISQGTYNFREREEILSMIFRRFTEKAGSEWRQIYKALQLLDYLIKHGSERFIDDTRSSINLIKILESFHYTDSQGRDQGINVRTRVKALIELLSDDSKIRAERKKARETAKKYKGVAGGSVAADSSLNSKAGFNSTKVHGISVSADFDSDDEDNGENSSRGNGYRDSGSRDTTTPQPETQEPEDFVDFFSNGSSQVPKDLIQENNEGEGDDDDEFSEFQSAVPVSNTSFDLLNSNPIGTTATSANSTSFYNNSTVSQSNVTPAIAAEPKKADPFSSLFSTAKASSEAPITPKVSQTNASSSNPLSNNTTALNMNENDDDDEFGEMHGGAVQQEQNTTNKGTSSNEIDLLSF from the coding sequence ATGAGTTTAGAGGATACGTTAGCGAACATGTCATTATATGACgccaaaaaatatttccGTAAGGCTCAAAATGTTGTGTTTAATTACACTGAGATGGAGGGTAAAGTCCGTGAAGCGACCAATAACGAGCCTTGGGGCGCCTCTTCTACTTTAATGGACCAGATTTCCCAGGGTACTTATAACTtcagagaaagagaagaaattttgtcCATGATCTTTAGAAGGTTTACCGAAAAGGCAGGTAGCGAATGGAGACAGATTTATAAAGCTTTACAGTTACTTGACTATCTTATTAAACACGGCTCAGAAAGGTTTATTGACGATACTAGAAGTAGCATCAACTTGATCAAGATTTTGGAGTCCTTCCACTATACAGATTCTCAAGGAAGAGATCAAGGTATCAATGTCAGAACTAGAGTTAAAGCCCTCATTGAATTATTAAGCGACGATAGTAAGATACGCGcggaaagaaagaaggcAAGAGAAACAGCAAAGAAGTACAAGGGTGTTGCTGGAGGATCTGTTGCCGCTGATAGCAGCTTAAATTCCAAGGCCGGTTTCAATTCTACGAAAGTACACGGTATTAGCGTCAGCGCGGATTTTGAtagtgatgatgaagataatggAGAGAACTCTTCCAGAGGAAACGGTTACAGAGATAGTGGGTCAAGGGATACCACCACTCCTCAGCCGGAAACACAAGAACCGGAAGATTTTGTCGACTTTTTCTCCAACGGATCGTCACAAGTACCCAAAGATCTcatacaagaaaataacGAAGGTGAAGgagacgatgatgacgaattTTCAGAATTTCAAAGCGCTGTTCCCGTTTCCAACACTTCGTTCGATTTGTTAAACTCCAACCCAATTGGGACCACCGCCACTTCCGCTAATTCAACATCTTTCTACAACAATTCTACTGTCAGTCAGAGCAATGTTACTCCTGCCATTGCCGCTGAGCCTAAAAAAGCAGACCCTTTCAGCTCGTTGTTTTCAACAGCCAAGGCATCCTCAGAAGCACCTATTACCCCTAAAGTATCCCAAACTAATGCCTCCTCCTCAAACCCCCTATCTAACAATACGACAGCATTAAATATGAACGAgaacgatgatgatgatgaattcgGTGAAATGCATGGTGGAGCTGtccaacaagaacaaaacactACCAATAAGGGCACTTCTTCTAACGAAATCGatttgctttctttttaa
- the IBA57 gene encoding Iba57p, which yields MFISTRCRNKGFILRNFVWAKSSIFRSVSNQSVQPKVATKPDGIFSYALIDNKSYIKIRGPDTVKFLNGLITSKLLPNFIKKNLTTIENSEASPENDKNKATLNVPVPEFDASLGNWGLYNETGTQGPYISRFGLYSAFLNGKGKLITDTIVYPTPVSASEGTPNYPEYLLELHENVVDRILHVLQTHKLASKIKFEKIDHLSLKNWNVEIQFPNLPEDMENPWFDNLLDPMALAKTSEDASNFAANVLQSLFKSDPRILGVYVERRTESISRHNSTFPQSFRLVTSQQVEDPSKLFNFDVFEFSFQTKKTNPAEIRQRRFQNGLVDSTQDYKPETLLPLELNFDFLPNTISTNKGCYVGQELTARTYATGILRKRLVPVKLENHSLLDTDPEKKYAEIHLDSTSTIEKDLAHLDSAAVNPFSNKTAALPKRKQRPAGSLIANEGQYGVALLRIEHFSAAFSSDDPVEFSITTAKGENVKVIPQRPFWFENWQENNDLRK from the coding sequence ATGTTCATCAGTACAAGATGCAGAAATAAAGGCTTCATCCTTAGGAACTTTGTATGGGCAAAATCATCGATTTTTCGTTCCGTTTCGAATCAATCGGTGCAGCCAAAAGTGGCTACAAAACCAGACGGTATTTTCAGTTATGCTCTGATAGACAACAAATCCTACATCAAGATACGAGGACCCGACACTGTGAAGTTTTTAAATGGATTAATTACCTCAAAACTATTGCctaattttatcaagaaaaaccttACCACTATAGAAAACAGTGAGGCATCTCCAGAAAATGACAAGAATAAGGCCACCCTGAATGTTCCTGTGCCCGAGTTCGATGCGAGCCTGGGAAATTGGGGACTATACAATGAAACAGGTACTCAAGGGCCTTATATCTCCAGATTTGGTTTGTATTCTGCCTTTTTGAACGGTAAGGGGAAACTGATAACAGACACAATTGTTTATCCTACACCTGTATCAGCAAGTGAGGGAACTCCGAACTACCCTGAATATTTGTTGGAGCTTCACGAGAATGTCGTTGATAGGATCCTACATGTGTTGCAAACTCATAAATTGGCCAGTAAGATTaaatttgagaaaattgATCATCTCTCCCTAAAAAATTGGAACGTTGAAATCCAATTCCCCAATTTGCCTGAAGATATGGAAAATCCATGGTTTGACAATTTGTTAGATCCCATGGCTTTGGCAAAGACATCCGAAGATGCTAGTAATTTCGCTGCCAATGTTTTACAGTCCCTTTTCAAATCGGATCCTAGGATTTTGGGCGTTTATGTGGAGAGAAGGACCGAGTCAATCTCAAGACACAATTCCACTTTTCCACAATCTTTTAGGCTGGTGACCTCACAGCAAGTGGAAGATCCATCTAAATTATTTAATTTTGACGTTTTTGAGTTCTCCTTCCaaacgaagaaaacgaaCCCTGCTGAAATCAGACAGAGGAGGTTTCAAAACGGTCTTGTAGATAGTACTCAGGATTACAAGCCTGAGACATTACTGCCTTTAGAACTGAATTTCGATTTCCTACCCAATACTATAAGCACAAATAAAGGTTGTTACGTAGGTCAAGAGTTAACGGCTAGGACGTATGCTACCGGTATTCTACGGAAACGTCTAGTGCCTGTTAAGTTAGAAAATCACAGCCTTTTGGATACGGATccagagaaaaaatacgCAGAAATCCACCTAGATTCAACATCGACAATCGAAAAAGATCTTGCTCATCTTGACTCAGCGGCTGTTAATCCGTTCTCTAATAAAACGGCAGCACTGCCCAAGAGGAAACAAAGACCAGCCGGTTCGTTGATTGCTAACGAGGGACAATACGGCGTAGCATTATTGAGGATTGAACATTTCTCCGCAGCCTTCTCATCTGATGACCCTGTAGAGTTTTCTATAACTACAGCAAAGGGTGAAAACGTCAAGGTCATACCTCAAAGACCATTCTGGTTCGAAAATTGGCAAGAAAACAACGACCTTCGTAAATAA
- the ILM1 gene encoding Ilm1p, which produces MAQAFNTTNVTFFRVAFLFTIAFFCLKNVSSILQNSYFLVLTEAMNLPQLTLSRYNGQLGLFALLFVLNGIHDLIPLLENNEKYFQSIVPLRLLFFFIVTGVSYLWESNLYIHNNAVFIYCFVEVWINFLLYNAVREEKNEQFKRANQFMLAEEDVEEPQPFVVKTETTEIIEITNEEEEEGDDDDGDDVDEKDGE; this is translated from the coding sequence ATGGCACAAGCCTTTAATACTACAAAtgttacttttttcagagTAGCATTTTTATTCACGATCgcgtttttttgtttgaagaaTGTTAGTTCGATTTTGCAAAATTCATATTTCCTAGTCTTGACAGAAGCTATGAACTTGCCACAATTAACATTGTCACGTTACAACGGCCAACTGGGTctttttgctcttctttttgtcctAAACGGTATCCACGATCTGATTCCATTGttagaaaacaatgaaaaatacttCCAATCTATTGTTCCGCTAagattattattttttttcatcgtaACAGGTGTTTCATATCTTTGGGAATCAAATTTATACATCCACAACAACGCTGTTTTCATCTACTGTTTTGTAGAGGTTTGGAtaaatttccttttgtaTAATGCTGTtagggaagaaaaaaatgaacaattCAAAAGAGCGAATCAATTTATGCTTGCTGAAGAGGACGTTGAAGAACCCCAACCATTTGTTGTGAAAACAGAAACGACTGAAATTATCGAAATAAccaatgaagaagaagaagagggtgatgatgatgatggtgatgatgttgatgaaaaagatggAGAATAA
- the ATP2 gene encoding F1F0 ATP synthase subunit beta, translating to MVLPRLYTATSRAAFKAAKQSAPLLSTSWKRCMASAAQSTPITGKVTAVIGAIVDVHFEQSDLPAILNALEIKTPQGKLVLEVAQHLGENTVRTIAMDGTEGLVRGEKVLDTGGPISVPVGRETLGRIINVIGEPIDERGPIKSKLRKPIHADPPSFAEQSTSAEVLETGIKVVDLLAPYARGGKIGLFGGAGVGKTVFIQELINNIAKAHGGFSVFTGVGERTREGNDLYREMKETGVINLEGESKVALVFGQMNEPPGARARVALTGLTIAEYFRDEEGQDVLLFIDNIFRFTQAGSEVSALLGRIPSAVGYQPTLATDMGLLQERITTTKKGSVTSVQAVYVPADDLTDPAPATTFAHLDATTVLSRGISELGIYPAVDPLDSKSRLLDAAVVGQEHYDVASKVQETLQTYKSLQDIIAILGMDELSEQDKLTVERARKIQRFLSQPFAVAEVFTGIPGKLVRLKDTVASFKAVLEGKYDNIPEHAFYMVGGIEDVVAKAEKLAAEAN from the coding sequence atggttTTGCCTAGACTATATACTGCTACATCCCGTGCTGCCTTCAAAGCGGCCAAACAATCTGCCCCACTCTTATCCACTTCCTGGAAAAGATGCATGGCCTCAGCTGCTCAATCTACCCCAATTACCGGTAAGGTTACCGCTGTCATTGGTGCCATTGTCGATGttcattttgaacaatCCGACTTACCCGCTATTTTGAACGCTTTGGAAATCAAGACTCCTCAAGGTAAGCTGGTTCTGGAAGTCGCCCAACATTTGGGTGAAAACACCGTCAGAACCATTGCCATGGATGGTACCGAAGGTTTGGTTCGTGGTGAAAAAGTCCTTGACACTGGTGGCCCTATTTCCGTCCCAGTCGGGAGAGAAACTTTGGGTAGAATCATCAACGTTATTGGTGAACCCATTGACGAAAGAGGTCCTATCAAGTCCAAGCTAAGAAAGCCAATCCATGCTGACCCTCCATCTTTCGCCGAACAATCTACGTCCGCCGAAGTCCTGGAAACAGGTATCAAGGTCGTCGATCTGTTGGCTCCTTACGCCAGAGGTGGTAAGATTGGTCTTTTCGGTGGTGCCGGTGTCGGTAAGACAGTTTTCATCCAAGAATTGATTAACAATATCGCTAAGGCCCATGGTGGGTTTTCCGTCTTCACCGGTGTCGGtgaaagaacaagagaagGTAATGATTTGTACCGtgaaatgaaagaaaccGGTGTCATTAACCTGGAAGGTGAGTCCAAGGTCGCCTTGGTTTTCGGTCAAATGAACGAACCTCCAGGTGCCAGAGCCAGAGTCGCCTTAACCGGTTTGACCATTGCTGAATATTTCAGAGACGAAGAAGGTCAAGATGTCTTGTTGTTTATTGACAATATCTTTAGATTCACCCAAGCCGGTTCTGAAGTTTCTGCCCTATTGGGTCGTATTCCATCCGCCGTCGGTTATCAACCAACTTTGGCCACCGATATGGGTCTTCTACAAGAAAGAATCACGACCACGAAGAAGGGTTCCGTCACTTCTGTCCAAGCCGTTTACGTGCCAGCCGATGATTTAACAGATCCTGCCCCTGCTACTACTTTTGCCCATTTGGACGCTACTACCGTCTTGTCCAGAGGTATTTCAGAATTGGGTATCTACCCTGCAGTGGATCCATTAGATTCTAAATCAAGATTATTGGATGCTGCCGTCGTTGGTCAAGAACATTATGACGTTGCCTCTAAGGTCCAAGAAACTCTACAAACCTATAAATCGTTACAAGATATCATTGCTATTTTGGGTATGGATGAATTGTCTGAACAAGATAAATTGACTGTCGAGAGAGCAAGAAAGATTCAAAGATTCTTATCTCAACCATTCGCCGTCGCCGAGGTCTTTACCGGTATCCCAGGTAAATTAGTCAGATTAAAGGATACCGTCGCATCATTTAAAGCCGTTTTGGAAGGTAAATATGATAATATACCGGAACATGCTTTCTATATGGTTGGTGGTATTGAAGATGTTGTTGCTAAAGCTGAAAAGTTAGCCGCTGAAGCTaactag
- the VPS70 gene encoding putative zinc metalloprotease produces MVEPEDNEIEATGLQQYSGDSTRDDDEENTNDSFTLTSRHRGRSNTISSIVSGYEIVKEHMDKERFIYLILASLLLYLSFVAAFAPRTSLSRDFRRFHSSKLTNAEVYRIYLNSLQQENKAKEHVYKYAGHMDSELGASSALKYTLDEFLDMEYKPKIEKYYPWVGELVDTNVALLEDDRVIYQASMVEDRIRDDPATHMKRRQKGFHQYSKNGNVTAQYVFCNYGSIEDYKRLLNKNIDIEDKIHIVRSGKLVSGLKVKNAELYGASSVIIYTDPFDDGKVTEKDGYLHYPYGPARNPSYIERDAVNYFSDTPGDPTTPGYPSKDYDTEHMSPVGRVPRIPSVPMSAKDIQPILEKLNGKGFQIGPGSNIKKFRSFTGPSSFKDKVHLHNELNYTIKEIASIEVSIPGIFTEGEIIIGAHRDSLALSSAGDASSGSAILLEIARGMSRLLKHGWKPLRPIKLISWDGXRSGLLGSTDYAEAHSAILRRRALVYLNLDNAVSGTSFHCKANPLLQDVIYEAAKLTEFNGHEDRTLYDHWKHDSNATISLLDGLSSYNSFQYHLGVPAANFQFSANDTSGAVYHGNSILDSPAWLEKFTSSDYKLHNTMAMFVGLTTLMLSENELARFNTHVYLKKTYNWYIEWYSKLSSAFPHDQELAHLAKRVLDLLKVATWEDSVRFDKQNELLYKECREALPVWTFYKKIKSYIKLQRSNSKSKQIDQLFITHRGLKDREWMKYSLLEPDKFQGSVGDVLPGLHEALDDMDREEVAQWLTILLSQFSNVRYLLQ; encoded by the coding sequence ATGGTAGAGCCagaagataatgaaatAGAGGCCACTGGATTGCAACAGTATAGCGGTGATAGCACACGCGATGACGATGAGGAAAACACGAACGATTCTTTCACACTAACATCTAGACATAGGGGCCGGAGTAATACCATATCTAGTATCGTCAGCGGATACGAGATAGTGAAGGAACACATGGACAAGGAACGGTTTATATACTTGATTCTGGCTAGTCTACTTCTATACTTGAGCTTTGTGGCAGCGTTTGCTCCTAGGACGTCATTGTCAAGAGACTTCCGACGGTTCCACTCTTCCAAGTTGACTAATGCTGAAGTATACAGAATATACTTGAATTCGTTACAACAGGAGaataaagcaaaagaacATGTGTACAAGTATGCCGGCCACATGGATAGTGAACTGGGTGCCTCGTCGGCGCTTAAGTATACTTTGGACGAGTTTCTGGATATGGAATATAAACCCAAAATCGAAAAGTACTATCCTTGGGTTGGTGAGTTGGTAGACACTAACGTAGCtcttttggaagatgacAGAGTGATTTACCAAGCCAGTATGGTCGAAGACAGAATCAGAGACGATCCCGCTACACAcatgaaaagaagacaaaaaggTTTTCATCAATACTCAAAAAATGGGAACGTGACTGCTCAGTACGTGTTCTGTAATTATGGCAGCATAGAAGACTATAAACGActtttgaacaagaacattGATATTGAGGACAAGATTCACATTGTACGATCGGGTAAATTAGTATCTGGGCTAAAGGTCAAGAATGCCGAACTTTATGGTGCTTCTAGTGTTATCATCTATACAGACCCCTTTGATGATGGTAAAGTTACCGAAAAAGATGGCTATTTACATTATCCTTATGGTCCAGCAAGAAACCCAAGTTATATTGAGAGAGACGCAGTTAATTATTTTAGCGATACCCCAGGGGATCCAACGACCCCAGGCTACCCTTCCAAGGATTATGACACTGAACATATGTCACCTGTAGGAAGAGTACCGAGGATACCATCTGTACCGATGAGTGCCAAGGATATTCAACCAATcttagaaaaattgaacgGTAAAGGGTTCCAAATCGGTCCTGGTAgtaatatcaaaaaatttagatCATTCACGGGACCTTCTAGTTTCAAAGATAAGGTTCATCTGCACAACGAATTAAACTACAccattaaagaaattgctaGTATAGAAGTTAGCATCCCTGGTATATTTACTGAGGGAGAGATTATAATTGGAGCTCATAGAGATTCATTGGCTTTAAGCAGTGCTGGCGATGCTAGTAGCGGCAGCGctattcttttggaaattgcACGAGGCATGAGCCGATTATTAAAACATGGTTGGAAACCATTACGTCCCATCAAACTAATTAGTTGGGATGGTRAAAGATCAGGTTTACTCGGTTCCACAGATTATGCAGAAGCTCATTCCGCCATActcagaagaagagcatTGGTGTATCTCAATCTAGATAATGCTGTTTCTGGGACTAGCTTCCATTGTAAAGCCAACCCGCTTTTACAAGACGTCATTTACGAAGCCGCTAAGCTTACTGAGTTTAATGGTCACGAGGATCGGACATTGTACGACCATTGGAAACATGATTCTAATGCTACTATTTCATTACTTGACGGTTTGTCGAGCTACAACTCGTTCCAATACCATCTCGGAGTGCCTGCAGCGAACTTCCAGTTTAGTGCTAATGACACCTCGGGCGCAGTTTATCACGGCAACTCCATTCTCGATAGTCCGGCTTGGTTAGAAAAGTTCACCAGCTCCGACTATAAGTTGCACAACACCATGGCCATGTTTGTTGGTTTAACAACGCTGATGCTCAGTGAAAATGAGCTCGCAAGATTTAACACTCACGTTTACCTAAAAAAGACGTACAATTGGTACATTGAGTGGTACTCCAAACTATCATCGGCATTCCCTCACGACCAAGAATTGGCCCATCTAGCGAAAAGGGTCCTAGACCTTTTGAAAGTCGCCACTTGGGAAGATAGTGTTCGATTTGATAAGCAAAATGAACTTCTATATAAAGAATGTAGAGAAGCTCTCCCCGTTTGGACgttttacaagaaaattaaGAGCTATATTAAGTTGCAAAGATCGAACAGCAAATCGAAACAAATTGATCAACTATTTATCACACACAGAGGGCTGAAAGATAGGGAATGGATGAAATATTCCCTCTTGGAGCCTGATAAATTCCAAGGGTCCGTGGGGGATGTTTTGCCTGGCCTTCATGAAGCGTTGGATGATATGGATAGAGAAGAGGTAGCTCAGTGGCTAACCATTCTGTTAAGCCAATTCAGCAACGTTCGTTACTTACTCCAGTAA